From one Lotus japonicus ecotype B-129 chromosome 3, LjGifu_v1.2 genomic stretch:
- the LOC130748807 gene encoding uncharacterized protein LOC130748807, with protein sequence MKGRMGLLFLIVLGAAWACDARELANPELNRKSDVCALCEEYTVEALDYLKDNKTQSEIIDALHNTCNQLFSFKQQCIELVDNYVPLFFIELASVQPEELCKTVFLCQSAKLSSQVRENSCGFCKDAVSALLVKLNDPDIKLEIMESLLKACNSMEKKLAKECKRMVFEYGPFVLMNAEKFLKTTGICTALHACPASTAVSQEASIMGEIPLLSDS encoded by the exons ATGAAGGGAAGAATGGGGCTATTATTTCTGATTGTACTCGGTGCTGCTTGGGCTTGTGATGCAAGAGAGCTAGCAAATCCAG AATTAAACAGAAAATCAGATGTCTGTGCACTTTGTGAGGAATATACTGTTGAGGCACTTGATTATCTAAAAGATAACAAGACCCAGAGTGAGATTATTGATGCCCTTCACAATACTTGCAATCAACTGTTCTCTTTTAAGCAGCAG TGCATCGAATTGGTGGATAATTATGTTCCACTTTTCTTCATAGAACTCGCTTCAGTTCAACCTGAAGAACTCTGCAAAACAGTCTTCCTCTGTCAATCTGCAAAACTTTCTTCACAAGTTCGAGAAAATAGCTGTGGATTTTGCAAAGATGCTGTTTCAGCCTTACTGGTTAAGTTGAATGATCCTGACATTAAG TTAGAGATAATGGAATCACTATTGAAGGCGTGCAATTCTATGGAGAAGAAGTTAGCGAAGGAG TGCAAGAGGATGGTTTTCGAGTATGGACCTTTTGTCCTTATGAATGCAGAGAAGTTCCTGAAGACAACAGGTATATGCACTGCATTACATGCCTGCCCAGCTTCAACTGCAGTTAGCCAGGAAGCTTCAATCATGGGCGAAATACCCTTGCTTTCTGACTCTTAA
- the LOC130748103 gene encoding TATA-box-binding protein has protein sequence MADQGLEGSQPVDLQKHPSGIVPTLQNIVSTVNLDCKLDLKTIALQARNAEYNPKRFAAVIMRIREPKTTALIFASGKMVCTGAKSEQQSKLAARKYARIIQKLGFNAKFKDFKIQNIVGSCDVKFPIRLEGLAYSHGAFSSYEPELFPGLIYRMKQPKIVLLIFVSGKIVLTGAKVRDETYTAFENIYPVLTEFRKNQQ, from the exons ATGGCTGACCAAGGATTGGAAGGAAGCCAGCCGGTTGATCTACAGAAGCACCCTTCTGGGATTGTGCCTACCCTCCA AAATATAGTGTCAACTGTCAATTTGGACTGTAAGTTGGACCTCAAAACCATTGCACTTCAGGCTCGTAATGCAGAGTATAATCCCAAG CGTTTTGCTGCCGTCATCATGAGGATCAGGGAACCAAAAACAACTGCACTTATCTTTGCTTCTGGCAAGATG GTTTGTACTGGAGCTAAGAGTGAGCAACAGTCGAAATTGGCAGCAAGGAAG TATGCTCGTATTATTCAAAAACTTGGTTTCAACGCTAAATTTAag GATTTCAAGATTCAGAACATTGTTGGTTCTTGTGATGTCAAGTTCCCAATACGGCTGGAGGGTCTTGCATATTCCCATGGTGCTTTCTCCAGT TATGAACCAGAGCTGTTTCCAGGGCTTATATACCGTATGAAGCAACCCAAGATTGTCTTGCTTATATTTGTCTCTGGAAAAATTGTTCTAACAGGGGCTaag gtgAGAGATGAGACTTACACAGCCTTTGAGAACATATATCCTGTGCTTACTGAGTTCAGGAAAAACCAACAATG A
- the LOC130748305 gene encoding WEB family protein At2g38370-like, translated as MEEEATRAAANRVEPGSDIVRVEIDTSAPFESVKEAVTRFGGLGYWKPVLSTTHNHSSLIASQERLHKEELDTGKLEEQAGALEKELILKERETLDVLKELESTKKLVENLKSKLQESEANLNSKMTLCDNKENENVHEKENHVSHVLQPSNEGCIPNPSTAPGLILMELKKAKLNLNRTTNDIAEVRASVESLNNKLEKERISLGKTRERLTQNCSKMTSLEEELNQTRQKLQVAKDAEIKVDLDDDPSDIARELQRLSSEAEHFKKMGEAAKSEVLRAMSEIEHTKAMIRTAEIRLVAARKMKEAARAAEASALEEIKILSHHERDCDGVTLSFEEYTALTYKAHEAEECSKKRVFDAMLQVDEANLSKLDILKRVEEAAEEVKFSKKALEEALEKVEAANRGKFAVEEALRNWRSDSHRRRSSIHYSMKFKNSHPSHRRRDSRSLDVSEMNLVNDEGRTVLQPTLSIGQILSRKLMVPGEFETGMMLRGRSSVKRKVSLAQMLGKQINDPYYERQAEKENGQKQFCAKRKKFGFGRFSILLTKQQKKKQPTLNLR; from the exons atggaagaagaagctactcgTGCGGCGGCGAACCGGGTTGAACCGGGTTCGGACATTGTGAGAGTGGAGATTGATACTTCGGCGCCATTTGAGTCGGTGAAAGAGGCGGTGACTCGATTCGGCGGTCTAGGTTACTGGAAGCCTGTTCTCAGTACCACTCATAATCATAGTAGCCTCATTGCTTCTCAGGAG CGGCTTCACAAGGAAGAGCTTGACACTGGAAAACTGGAGGAGCAAGCTGGTGCACTGGAGAAAGAACTGATCCTGAAAGAAAGGGAAACTCTTGATGTCTTGAAAGAGCTGGAAAGTACCAAAAAGCTTGTGGAAAATCTGAAATCAAAGCTACAAGAATCCGAAGCGAATTTGAACAGTAAGATGACTTTATGTGATAATAAGGAGAATGAGAATGTACATGAAAAGGAAAACCATGTGAGTCATGTTCTTCAGCCTTCGAATGAAGGTTGTATTCCCAACCCTTCAACGGCTCCGGGCTTAATCTTAATGGAATTGAAGAAGGCAAAATTGAATCTGAACAGAACTACAAATGATATTGCTGAGGTTCGAGCTTCTGTCGAATCACTCAACAACAAGCTAGAGAAGGAAAGGATCTCACTTGGGAAAACTCGCGAGAGGTTAACTCAGAATTGTTCAAAAATGACTTCTCTAGAGGAAGAGCTAAACCAGACCAGACAGAAACTGCAAGTGGCCAAAGATGCTGAGATCAAAGTTGATCTAGATGATGATCCTTCAGATATTGCAAGAGAGCTCCAGCGATTGAGTTCCGAGGCAGAGCATTTCAAGAAAATGGGAGAAGCTGCaaaatcagaagttctgagaGCAATGTCTGAGATTGAACACACCAAAGCTATGATAAGAACTGCTGAAATCAGATTAGTTGCTGCCAGGAAAATGAAGGAAGCTGCTAGAGCTGCAGAAGCTTCAGCTCTTGAAGAAATCAAAATTTTATCTCATCATGAGAGAGATTGTGATGGGGTTACTCTTTCCTTTGAAGAGTACACTGCTCTGACCTACAAAGCCCACGAAGCCGAGGAATGCTCTAAGAAGAGAGTCTTTGATGCTATGCTTCAAGTTGATGAGGCAAATTTATCAAAACTTGACATTTTGAAAAGGGTAGAGGAAGCTGCAGAAGAAGTTAAATTCAGCAAGAAGGCCCTTGAAGAAGCTTTGGAAAAAGTAGAGGCTGCAAATAGAGGAAAGTTTGCGGTGGAGGAGGCTCTAAGGAACTGGCGTTCCGACAGTCACAGGAGGCGTTCTTCGATACATTATTCTATGAAGTTCAAAAATTCTCACCCTTCTCACCGGCGAAGAGATTCGAGATCACTTGATGTGAGTGAGATGAATCTGGTTAATGATGAAGGCAGGACAGTTCTGCAGCCAACGCTGTCGATCGGGCAAATATTGAGCAGGAAGCTGATGGTGCCAGGAGAGTTTGAAACTGGGATGATGCTTAGAGGAAGAAGCTCGGTGAAGCGGAAGGTGTCATTGGCTCAGATGCTTGGCAAGCAAATCAATGATCCATACTATGAGAGGCAAGCTGAGAAAGAGAATGGTCAGAAGCAGTTCTGTGCAAAGAGGAAGAAGTTTGGATTTGGTCGATTCTCCATTCTTCtgacaaaacaacaaaagaagaaGCAACCAACATTGAACTTGAGGTGA
- the LOC130745463 gene encoding CBL-interacting protein kinase 2-like, with translation MEQKGSVLMQRYELGRLLGQGTFAKVYHARNLINGMSVAIKIIDKEKVFRVGMIDQIKREISVMRLIKHPHVVELYEVMANKSKIFFVIEYVKGGELFGKISKGRLKLDDARRYFQQLISAVDYCHSRGVCHRDLKPENLLLDENGNLKVSDFGLSALAESKHQDGLLHTTCGTPAYVAPEVINRKGYDGTKADIWSCGVILYVLLAGYLPFRDSNLMEMYRKIGKAEFKFPNWFAPDVRRLLSKILDPNPRTRISLAKIMESSWFRKGLQKPAITESGDREIAPLDTDGLFGACENGGPVELSKPCNLNAFDIISYSTGFDLSGLFEETGRKKEERFTSNKPASIIISKLEEICKRLGLKVKKKDGGLFKLEGCKEGRKGPLGIDAEIFEITPVFHLVELKKSSGDTLEYQKLLKQDVRPALKDIVWNWQGEQPQPQPLQPEIVQKEEQPCHSDISDVVPQPIPQ, from the coding sequence ATGGAACAGAAAGGAAGTGTGCTTATGCAACGTTATGAGCTAGGGAGATTATTAGGCCAAGGAACTTTTGCAAAGGTCTACCATGCAAGGAACCTCATAAATGGCATGAGTGTGGCCATCAAAATTATTGATAAAGAGAAGGTTTTCAGGGTAGGGATGATTGATCAGATTAAACGCGAAATTTCAGTGATGAGACTAATCAAGCATCCTCATGTGGTGGAGCTTTATGAGGTAATggcaaacaaatccaaaattttCTTTGTCATAGAGTATGTCAAAGGGGGTGAGCTTTTTGGCAAGATATCCAAAGGAAGGCTCAAGCTGGATGATGCTAGGAGATACTTTCAGCAATTGATCAGTGCTGTTGACTACTGCCATAGCAGAGGTGTGTGTCACCGCGATCTAAAACCGGAAAATCTTCTATTGGATGAAAATGGAAATTTGAAGGTATCAGATTTCGGGTTAAGTGCTCTTGCTGAGTCTAAGCATCAAGATGGATTACTCCATACTACATGCGGTACTCCTGCCTATGTTGCTCCAGAAGTGATAAACAGAAAGGGATATGATGGAACCAAAGCTGATATATGGTCATGTGGGGTGATCTTGTATGTTTTATTGGCTGGTTATCTTCCATTTAGAGATTCAAACCTGATGGAGATGTACCGGAAGATCGGTAAGGCGGAATTCAAATTTCCTAACTGGTTTGCGCCTGATGTACGAAGATTGTTGTCCAAAATCTTGGATCCAAACCCAAGGACCAGGATATCATTGGCGAAAATCATGGAAAGTTCGTGGTTCAGAAAGGGGCTTCAGAAACCTGCTATTACTGAAAGCGGAGACAGAGAAATAGCTCCTCTTGATACTGATGGATTATTTGGAGCTTGTGAGAATGGAGGTCCTGTTGAACTATCAAAACCTTGTAATTTAAATGCTTTTGATATCATCTCCTATTCAACAGGTTTTGACTTGTCTGGATTGTTTGAGGAGACTGGTCGAAAGAAAGAAGAGCGTTTCACATCGAACAAGCCCGCCTCCATTATCATCTCCAAATTAGAAGAAATTTGCAAGCGTCTCGGGCTaaaagtgaagaagaaagatggaGGTTTGTTCAAGTTGGAAGGTTGCAAGGAAGGTAGGAAAGGGCCTTTGGGTATTGATGCAGAGATTTTTGAGATCACACCAGTCTTCCATCTAGTGGAGTTAAAGAAGTCTAGTGGAGATACATTGGAGTACCAGAAGCTTTTGAAACAAGACGTTAGGCCTGCGCTTAAGGACATTGTTTGGAACTGGCAAGGAGAACAACCTCAACCACAGCCATTGCAACCTGAAATAGTGCAGAAAGAGGAACAGCCGTGTCATTCGGACATATCAGACGTTGTACCACAACCAATTCCTCAATGA